The following are from one region of the Quercus robur chromosome 1, dhQueRobu3.1, whole genome shotgun sequence genome:
- the LOC126721309 gene encoding uncharacterized protein LOC126721309, whose protein sequence is MMGKKVKWSWSSALIGAASAAAASALISAKPKDPTFHVISISLTSFKLNLPVLDVELTLSVHVTNPNIVPIHYSSTTMSIFYDGSLLGSAEVQAGSQGPQSCQTLRLPARLDGVQLAHHAVKFLADVARREMVLDAAVDIGGTAKVLWWHHKFMVRVDSRVTVDPVFLDVIDQESTAEMEVSLT, encoded by the coding sequence ATGATGGGCAAAAAGGTAAAATGGAGCTGGAGCTCCGCTCTAATCGGAGCGGCTTCGGCGGCGGCAGCGTCGGCGCTGATTTCGGCAAAGCCGAAAGACCCGACTTTCCACGTGATATCAATCAGCCTCACCTCATTCAAGCTCAACCTGCCAGTCCTCGACGTCGAGCTCACCCTCAGCGTCCACGTCACCAACCCCAACATCGTGCCCATCCACTACTCCTCCACCACCATGTCCATCTTCTACGACGGCTCCCTGCTCGGCTCCGCCGAGGTCCAGGCCGGCTCCCAGGGTCCACAGTCTTGCCAGACGCTCCGCCTCCCGGCTCGGCTCGACGGCGTGCAGCTCGCTCACCACGCCGTCAAGTTCTTGGCTGACGTGGCGAGGCGCGAGATGGTGCTGGACGCGGCTGTGGATATCGGTGGTACCGCGAAGGTGTTGTGGTGGCACCACAAGTTCATGGTCCGCGTGGACAGTCGGGTCACCGTTGATCCTGTTTTTCTTGATGTGATTGATCAGGAAAGTACGGCTGAGATGGAAGTCTCTCTTACTTGA